One region of Armigeres subalbatus isolate Guangzhou_Male chromosome 3, GZ_Asu_2, whole genome shotgun sequence genomic DNA includes:
- the LOC134223557 gene encoding uncharacterized protein LOC134223557 isoform X1, with protein MGVTKLLSFAREAVPNGSFTIDIKEEIRKFYSSSTSTNPPAPIIVVDLMCIVRPFIMLDAVGVLCGGRYNHISRQLDAFFGEMKNLGAELAFFWDGPITMTTDDGWCKKRDHKYQTVIELFDAVDQGFDIFDPNPDIIPFHYTATVKQVAMRHGRYYYATSRECDQDMVAFANNSRALAIITNDSDMLIYGGSWRFWCTNGLNMANLTIVEYDRVALRSFLQLSTAQMSLMATLVGNDIINSSELYNFHKVLGRSIDKITNVADFILTNANKSADGILIEALEFCSNRRALMKRFKMSLAIYNLEKQPFISRIHGPIEDLLLSRGLSLFYNMWTSSSIQCSLDELDIRDEQLGQMVHTMIIAHIRRMGGIILYKRQMQRRIVDYSKCHILTKLQYEADYACHEYSVEFPTHIEPPPLEDLLSDDPVLQHTLLDTKHELLSWILFKNIVQLPVDTIPQPLQITVFALYCLVERKILMPFEADLLLKVAHDVTCDQYDPDTVSYPQQLASRPFRVAFAFEKVYVSVAKAFNLVGLTNSVGGELPFDGVLFHNWYDDWKNRRDGDETGMEEIEHLRLYKTIATDNATDTE; from the exons ATGGGTGTGACTAAATTGCTTTCCTTCGCACGCGAAGCTGTACCAAACGGATCATTTACTATTGAcataaaggaagaaataag AAAATTCTACAGTAGTTCTACCAGTACGAATCCGCCGGCCCCAATAATTGTAGTGGATCTAATGTGCATCGTAAGGCCATTCATTATGTTGGATGCAGTTGGAGTATTGTGCGGCGGAAGGTACAATCACATTTCTCGCCAATTGGATGCATTCTTTGGCGAAATGAAAAACCTTGGCGCGGAGTTGGCGTTTTTCTGGGATGGTCCAATAACGATGACTACTGATGATGGTTGGTGTAAGAAACGTGATCACAAATATCAAACAGTAATCGAACTGTTTGATGCTGTCGATCAGGGTTTCGACATCTTCGATCCTAATCCCGACATAATCCCCTTTCATTACACTGCAACTGTGAAACAAGTAGCTATGCGGCACGGACGATATTACTATGCAACCTCTCGAGAATGTGATCAAGACATGGTCGCATTTGCGAACAACTCACGGGCCCTGGCGATAATAACCAATGATTCGGACATGCTGATCTATGGAGGGTCATGGAGATTTTGGTGTACCAATGGTTTGAATATGGCCAACCTCACTATAGTAGAATACGATCGTGTTGCATTGAGATCGTTCTTGCAATTGAGCACTGCACAAATGTCCTTAATGGCGACATTAGTCGGTAATGATATCATCAACAGTTCTGAACTATATAATTTCCATAAAGTTCTTGGAAGAAGCATCGATAAAATAACGAATGTGGCTGACTTTATATTAACCAACGCAAACAAGTCCGCTGATGGTATACTCATAGAAGCGCTTGAGTTTTGCTCCAACAGAAGAGCACTGATGAAACGGTTTAAAATGAGTCTGGCAATATATAACTTG GAAAAGCAACCGTTCATTAGTCGCATACATGGCCCGATCGAAGATCTTCTGCTGTCGCGTGGCCTCAGTCTATTCTACAATATGTGGACTTCTTCAAGCATCCAATGCAGCCTCGACGAACTTGATATACGCGACGAACAACTCGGCCAAATGGTACACACTATGATAATCGCGCATATCCGTCGAATGGGCGGAATAATCTTATATAAAAGACAAATGCAACGCCGTATCGTCGACTATAGTAAGTGTCACATCTTAACCAAACTGCAATATGAGGCCGATTACGCCTGCCACGAATATAGCGTTGAATTTCCCACGCACATCGAACCACCACCGTTGGAAGATCTTCTATCCGACGATCCTGTTTTGCAACATACACTTCTGGACACCAAACATGAGCTTCTAAGCTGGATACTTTTCAAGAATATTGTTCAGCTTCCCGTGGACACAATTCCACAGCCACTGCAGATTACGGTATTCGCTCTGTATTGCTTGGTGGAGAGGAAAATCCTCATGCCGTTCGAAGCAGATTTGCTACTGAAGGTCGCTCACGATGTGACATGCGATCAATACGACCCGGACACCGTCTCGTATCCACAGCAACTCGCCAGCCGGCCTTTCCGAGTGGCTTTTGCTTTCGAAAAAGTCTATGTGAGTGTTGCAAAGGCTTTTAATTTGGTTGGGTTGACTAACTCGGTGGGCGGAGAACTCCCTTTCGATGGGGTGCTCTTCCATAATTGGTACGACGACTGGAAAAACCGCCGGGATGGAGATGAAACGGGCATGGAGGAAATCGAGCATTTGCGATTGTACAAGACAATTGCCACTGACAATGCCACCGACACTGAATAA
- the LOC134224660 gene encoding uncharacterized protein LOC134224660, whose protein sequence is MCSFIPPRKTASQRIWSTCVIFGIASIRCAAVASCAATGENCSTQFQQTNSSKPGPSNSEVCKITGCTTPNIRVAESEPSNLSLPSRLLDLKIEVAEVAVGLLECKNFELINSIEQITGTAEAE, encoded by the exons ATGTGCAGTTTTATTCCACCGAGGAAAACAGCTTCCCAGAGGATTTGGTCGACGTGCGTAATC TTTGGAATAGCGTCAATTCGTTGTGCGGCTGTTGCGAGTTGTGCAGCTACCGGAGAAAATTGCAGTACTCAATTCCAGCAAACCAACAGCTCAAAG CCAGGTCCCAGTAACTCAGAAGTGTGCAAAATAACCGGCTGCACTACTCCGAACATACGCGTTGCAGAATCTGAGCCGTCAAATTTATCATTGCCATCACGTTTACTGGATTTGAAAATAGAG GTCGCAGAGGTCGCCGTTGGTTTGCTGGAATGCAAGAACTTTGAGCTGATAAACTCAATAGAGCAAATTACTGGAACCGCTGAAGCTGAATGA
- the LOC134223557 gene encoding constitutive coactivator of peroxisome proliferator-activated receptor gamma isoform X2 gives MGVTKLLSFAREAVPNGSFTIDIKEEIRKFYSSSTSTNPPAPIIVVDLMCIVRPFIMLDAVGVLCGGRYNHISRQLDAFFGEMKNLGAELAFFWDGPITMTTDDGWCKKRDHKYQTVIELFDAVDQGFDIFDPNPDIIPFHYTATVKQVAMRHGRYYYATSRECDQDMVAFANNSRALAIITNDSDMLIYGGSWRFWCTNGLNMANLTIVEYDRVALRSFLQLSTAQMSLMATLVGNDIINSSELYNFHKVLGRSIDKITNVADFILTNANKSADGILIEALEFCSNRRALMKRFKMSLAIYNLVLVGKHTTNAHRHQLKIAYEPRRSKSVVECPRQELTGAKKRRRTSLDDEDEFQGFADDRYESSQPWKKKIRTREISPIITRSKNVHIN, from the exons ATGGGTGTGACTAAATTGCTTTCCTTCGCACGCGAAGCTGTACCAAACGGATCATTTACTATTGAcataaaggaagaaataag AAAATTCTACAGTAGTTCTACCAGTACGAATCCGCCGGCCCCAATAATTGTAGTGGATCTAATGTGCATCGTAAGGCCATTCATTATGTTGGATGCAGTTGGAGTATTGTGCGGCGGAAGGTACAATCACATTTCTCGCCAATTGGATGCATTCTTTGGCGAAATGAAAAACCTTGGCGCGGAGTTGGCGTTTTTCTGGGATGGTCCAATAACGATGACTACTGATGATGGTTGGTGTAAGAAACGTGATCACAAATATCAAACAGTAATCGAACTGTTTGATGCTGTCGATCAGGGTTTCGACATCTTCGATCCTAATCCCGACATAATCCCCTTTCATTACACTGCAACTGTGAAACAAGTAGCTATGCGGCACGGACGATATTACTATGCAACCTCTCGAGAATGTGATCAAGACATGGTCGCATTTGCGAACAACTCACGGGCCCTGGCGATAATAACCAATGATTCGGACATGCTGATCTATGGAGGGTCATGGAGATTTTGGTGTACCAATGGTTTGAATATGGCCAACCTCACTATAGTAGAATACGATCGTGTTGCATTGAGATCGTTCTTGCAATTGAGCACTGCACAAATGTCCTTAATGGCGACATTAGTCGGTAATGATATCATCAACAGTTCTGAACTATATAATTTCCATAAAGTTCTTGGAAGAAGCATCGATAAAATAACGAATGTGGCTGACTTTATATTAACCAACGCAAACAAGTCCGCTGATGGTATACTCATAGAAGCGCTTGAGTTTTGCTCCAACAGAAGAGCACTGATGAAACGGTTTAAAATGAGTCTGGCAATATATAACTTG GTCCTCGTGGGTAAACACACTACTAATGCACACAGACATCAGCTGAAAATCGCGTACGAACCTCGAAGAAGCAAAAGCGTTGTAGAGTGCCCACGCCAGGAACTCACAGGTGCGAAAAAGCGTAGAAGGACCTCGCTGGATGACGAAGATGAGTTCCAAGGCTTCGCAGACGATCGATATGAAAGCTCCCAGCCCTGGAAGAAGAAGATCAGAACGCGGGAAATAAGCCCCATAATCACGCGTTCGAAAAATGTGCATATCAACTAG